A single window of Malus sylvestris chromosome 5, drMalSylv7.2, whole genome shotgun sequence DNA harbors:
- the LOC126620804 gene encoding uncharacterized protein LOC126620804, with product MKMNPEQNRAKARVSPVSGALCGPSTVINEQGSLYLHRHPDAVLNEQGGHRNFFSNDSTQSCLGAYASINFTRDTQKMYFDPIRRERVKKLGQKGRVQESKMCLGTWNIGTLTGKSVEVVEVMVRRRINIMCLQETKWVGSKAKDLENSGFKLWYSGTNRTRNGVGIIVDKTLVQDVVDVKRVGDRIMAIKIVIGQELINVISAYAPQVGLDTSSKEKFWEDLGDLVQGIAQTEKLFIGGDLNGHVGRETGNYGGFHGGHGFGERNEDGEAILDFAMAYDLFLANTFFKKREEHVITYKSGSSKTQIDFLLMRKRDRITCKDCKVIPEESVANQHRLLVMDVHIKRVRQKNKTWKCLRTRWWNLKEENQAIFKEKVITQCVWDREGEASQMWDSMASCI from the coding sequence atgaaaatgaatccagaacaaaatcgcgctaaagctagggtgtcacccgtaagtggcgcgctgtgtggcccgagcacagtgataaatgagcaagggtcgctgtatctccatcggcatccggatgcagtgttaaatgagcaagggggccatagaaacttcttttcgaacgactccactcaaagttgtttgggagcatatgcttctatcaactttacccgggacacacaaaagatgtactttgatcctattagacgggagagggtgaagaagctaggacagaagggtagagttcaagagagcaaaatgtgtttaggaacgtggaatataggaaccttaacgggaaaatctgtggaagtagtggaagttatggtgaggagaaggataaatattatgtgcctacaagaaactaagtgggttggtagtaaggcaaaggatctagaaaactcagggtttaaactttggtattcgggcacaaatagaacgagaaacggtgttggcatcatcgtggacaagaccttggtacaagatgttgtagatgtcaagagggtaggagatagaatcatggcaatcaagattgtaataggacaagaacttatcaatgtgattagtgcgtacgcacctcaagtagggttggatacgagttcgaaggagaaattttgggaagatcttggagacttggtgcaaggaattgctcagacggagaagttatttataggaggagatttaaatggacacgtgggcagggagacaggcaactatggaggttttcatggtggccatggttttggggagagaaacgaggatggggaagctatcttggattttgcaatggcatatgatctcttcttagccaacaccttctttaagaagagagaagaacatgtgatcacctacaagagtgggtcgtcaaaaacacaaatagattttcttctaatgaggaaaagggatcgtataacttgtaaggattgcaaagttataccagaagagagcgtggctaatcaacatcgcttgttggtgatggatgtacatatcaaaagagtgagacaaaagaacaagacttggaagtgcctaaggactagatggtggaatctaaaagaagaaaatcaagccattttcaaagagaaagtaatcactcagtgtgtgtgggatagagagggggaagctagccaaatgtgggattccatggctagttgtatctga
- the LOC126620827 gene encoding uncharacterized protein LOC126620827, which yields MLGILRQKVGAGSSSAMILGQRIRPATSAMRGFVSLAKEVLLRDVGAGKSSLVLRFVKEQFVEFQIAAGRFGGADVDRLFIRVSELGLSQTLIKSQDRMADFGKVFDVILEEAVNANLKPDKMVKKVLALTTYKHLLTGNNFSFWAETKMSPFLLLVSATTTSPKLSFFEF from the exons ATGTTGGGAATTTTAAGGCAAAAAGTGGGAGCTGGAAGCTCATCAGCTATG ATTTTGGGGCAGAGGATCCGCCCTGCCACATCGGCAATGAGGGGTTTCGTATCTTTGGCGAAAGAG GTGCTTCTTAGGGATGTTGGAGCTGGGAAATCAAGTCTAGTGTTGCGCTTTGTGAAAGAACAATTCGTTGAATTTCAG ATTGCAGCGGGAAGGTTTGGTGGTGCTGACGTGGACCggttgttcattagggtttccgAACTAG GTTTATCACAGACTTTGATCAAAAGCCAGGACCGGATGGCTGATTTCGGGAAGGTGTTCGATGTGATTCTAGAAGAGGCAGTGAATGCGAATTTGAAGCCAGATAAGATGGTCAAGAAGGTGCTTGCCTTGACCACATACAAACACTTATTGACAGGCAACAACTTCAGCTTCTGGGCGGAGACTAAGATGTCTCCCTTTCTTCTTCTAGTTTCTGCTACTACTACTTCTCCAAAGCtctcattctttgagttctga